In Camelus ferus isolate YT-003-E chromosome 10, BCGSAC_Cfer_1.0, whole genome shotgun sequence, the following proteins share a genomic window:
- the PRSS23 gene encoding LOW QUALITY PROTEIN: serine protease 23 (The sequence of the model RefSeq protein was modified relative to this genomic sequence to represent the inferred CDS: deleted 1 base in 1 codon): MAGTPGLLFLLLSLLLHTVGPVSPYSTHWKPTWPAYRLPVVLPQSTFNLAEPEFGAEAKLEVSSSCGPQCHKGAPMPTYEDVKQYLSYETLYANGSRTETQVGIYVLRSGQGESPGKSRRKRQIYGYDSRFSIFGKDFLLNYPFSTSVKLSTGCTGTLVAEKHVLTAAHCIHDGKTYVKGTQKLRVGFLKPKFKDGGQGANNASSAMPEKMKFQWIRVKRTHVPKGWIKGNANDIGMDYDYALLELKKPHKRKFMKIGVSPPAKQLPGGRIHFSGYDNDRPGNLVYRFCDVKDETYDLLYQQCDAQPGASGSGVYVRMWKRQQQKWERKIIGIFSGHQWVDMNGSPQDFNVAVRITPLKYAQICYWIKGNYLDCREG; the protein is encoded by the exons ATGGCGGGGACTCCgggcctcctcttcctcctcctctccctcctcctccatacTGTCGGGCCGGTGAGCCCCTACAGCACCCACTGGAAACCCACCTGGCCTGCTTACCGCCTCCCTGTGGTCTTGCCCCAGTCCACCTTCAACTTGGCCGAGCCAGAGTTTGGGGCCGAAGCCAAACTGGAAGTGTCGTCCTCGTGTGGCCCCCAGTGTCACAAGGGAGCCCCAATGCCCACGTATGAAGATGTCAAGCAGTACCTGTCTTATGAGACCCTCTATGCCAACGGCAGCCGCACAGAGACGCAGGTGGGCATCTACGTCCTCAGAAGTGGCCAGGGGGAGTCTCCGGGGAAGTCTCGGAGGAAGCGGCAGATTTATGGCTACGACAGCAGGTTCAGCATTTTTGGGAAGGACTTCCTGCTCAACTACCCCTTCTCAACATCGGTGAAGTTATCCACAGGCTGCACCGGCACCCTGGTGGCGGAGAAGCACGTCCTCACAGCTGCCCACTGCATACACGATGGGAAAACCTATGTGAAAGGAACCCAGAAACTTCGGGTGGGCTTCCTGAAGCCCAAGTTTAAAGATGGC GGTCAAGGGGCCAACAACGCCAGCTCAGCCATGCCCGAGAAGATGAAATTTCAGTGGATCCGGGTGAAGCGCACCCACGTGCCCAAGGGTTGGATCAAGGGCAATGCCAATGACATTGGCATGGATTATGACTATGCCCTCCTGGAACTCAAGAAACCCCACAAGAGGAAGTTCATGAAGATTGGGGTGAGCCCTCCCGCCAAGCAGCTGCCAGGGGGCAGAATCCACTTCTCCGGTTATGACAATGACCGACCGGGCAATTTGGTGTACCGCTTCTGTGACGTCAAAGATGAGACCTATGACCTGCTCTACCAGCAGTGTGACGCCCAGCCCGGGGCCAGCGGGTCCGGGGTCTACGTGAGGATGTGGAAGAGACAGCAGCAGAAGTGGGAGCGAAAAATTATTGGCATCTTTTCAGGGCACCAGTGGGTAGACATGAATGGTTCTCCACAGGATTTCAACGTGGCTGTTAGAATCACCCCTCTTAAATATGCCCAGATTTGCTACTGGATTAAAGGAAACTACCTGGATTGTAGGGAGGGGTGA